The following proteins are encoded in a genomic region of Paenibacillus sp. FSL H3-0469:
- a CDS encoding multidrug effflux MFS transporter — translation MKQNSMTSLAEGGPSRSLRLQLAVILGAIATIGPLSIDMYLPALPALGLYFDTSPAMVQLTLTFFLLGLASGQLVAGPLSDVHGRRIPLLFGMIIYAVSSLLCAFSPSIGLLIVLRFVQGLAGSVGVVISRAAVRDMYSGSELTKFFSLLMIVNGLGPIAAPVIGGQLLRVTDWKGVFIVLFVCGLLFAAVILLRLPETLPKERRIRSGLAGTLRTFRTLLGNAGFMGYALSQGFVMAGMFAYISGSSFVLQTIYGVSPQMYSLIFAVNGLGIILTGQIAGRMSARVGERKLLICGLLLCTAGGILLLVTLLAGGGLALILPCLFAVVSSVGLVGTTSFSLAMQDQGETAGSASALLGLLPLLLGSCAAPLVGLGGSGSALPMALVIAGAGLLSVLSYLLLCRREVQP, via the coding sequence ATGAAGCAAAATTCGATGACAAGCCTGGCCGAGGGCGGGCCGTCCAGAAGCCTGCGGCTGCAGCTTGCCGTGATTCTGGGAGCCATCGCTACCATTGGCCCGCTGTCGATTGATATGTATCTGCCTGCCTTGCCTGCTCTTGGTCTCTATTTCGATACCAGTCCCGCCATGGTTCAGCTTACTCTGACCTTTTTCCTGCTGGGGCTGGCTTCGGGCCAGCTTGTAGCCGGACCGCTCAGTGATGTGCACGGGCGCCGGATTCCGCTGTTGTTCGGGATGATTATCTATGCGGTGTCCTCGCTGCTCTGCGCGTTCAGCCCGTCCATCGGACTGCTGATTGTGCTGCGCTTCGTCCAGGGCCTGGCCGGATCGGTAGGGGTGGTGATCTCCCGCGCGGCGGTCCGCGATATGTACAGCGGCTCGGAATTAACCAAGTTCTTCTCGCTGCTGATGATTGTCAACGGACTGGGTCCGATTGCAGCTCCGGTCATCGGGGGACAACTGCTGAGAGTGACGGACTGGAAGGGTGTATTTATCGTCTTGTTCGTATGCGGGCTGCTCTTCGCGGCGGTCATTCTTCTGCGGCTGCCGGAGACTCTGCCTAAGGAACGGCGTATACGCAGCGGACTGGCAGGAACCCTGCGTACCTTCCGCACTCTGCTTGGCAATGCCGGCTTCATGGGCTACGCGCTCTCCCAGGGCTTTGTTATGGCAGGCATGTTCGCGTATATCTCGGGATCATCCTTTGTGCTGCAGACCATTTACGGGGTATCCCCGCAAATGTACAGCCTGATCTTCGCCGTGAACGGCTTGGGTATTATTCTGACCGGGCAGATTGCCGGGCGGATGTCGGCCAGAGTGGGTGAGCGTAAGCTGCTGATCTGCGGCCTTCTTCTCTGCACCGCAGGCGGCATCCTGCTGCTGGTCACCCTCCTCGCGGGGGGCGGGCTGGCGCTGATTCTGCCCTGTCTGTTCGCCGTGGTCTCCAGTGTAGGCCTGGTGGGTACGACCAGCTTCTCGCTGGCGATGCAGGATCAGGGGGAGACGGCAGGCAGCGCCTCAGCGCTCCTGGGTCTGCTTCCTTTGCTGCTGGGGAGCTGCGCGGCTCCGCTGGTCGGACTTGGCGGCAGCGGCTCGGCCCTGCCGATGGCGCTGGTCATCGCGGGAGCGGGTCTCCTGTCGGTTCTGTCCTATCTGCTGCTGTGCAGAAGAGAGGTCCAGCCTTGA
- a CDS encoding alpha/beta hydrolase, producing MIHVFKQGTDVTQPTLVLFHGTGGNERDLLPLAELLAPGASVLGIRGNVLENGMPRFFRRLAEGIFDEEDLIFRTHEVKQFLEEAAAKYGFDAGNLVAVGYSNGANIAGSLLFHYGALFRAAVLLHPMVPLRGLTIPSLQGVPVFIGAGTNDPIIPTPETKELEALLSGAGADVTSHWGNQGHRLSAAEAEAARDWLAALTN from the coding sequence ATGATCCATGTATTCAAGCAAGGTACGGACGTAACACAGCCAACGCTGGTTTTATTCCACGGCACAGGCGGCAACGAGCGTGATCTACTGCCGCTGGCCGAGCTGCTGGCACCCGGAGCATCTGTGCTCGGTATCCGCGGCAACGTGCTGGAGAATGGCATGCCGCGATTCTTCCGGCGGCTGGCGGAGGGGATTTTCGATGAGGAGGATCTGATCTTCCGCACCCATGAGGTGAAGCAGTTCCTGGAGGAAGCGGCTGCAAAATATGGCTTCGATGCCGGTAATCTGGTCGCTGTCGGCTATTCCAACGGTGCGAACATCGCGGGCAGCCTGCTCTTCCATTATGGAGCCCTCTTCCGGGCGGCAGTGCTGCTGCACCCGATGGTTCCGCTGCGCGGTCTGACGATTCCTTCGCTGCAGGGGGTTCCGGTCTTTATCGGGGCAGGGACCAACGATCCGATTATCCCCACTCCGGAGACCAAGGAGCTGGAAGCTCTGCTCAGCGGAGCGGGAGCCGATGTTACCTCCCATTGGGGCAATCAGGGACACCGCCTGAGCGCAGCCGAGGCGGAGGCGGCAAGAGATTGGCTGGCCGCTCTTACCAATTAA
- a CDS encoding ring-cleaving dioxygenase, whose translation MTMHTAGIHHVTAFVGDAQRNADFYAGILGLRLVKKTINFDAPEVYHLYFGNEQGAPGTIITFFPWAHGRKGRIGGGQVGVTTYAVPAGSFGFWEQRLAAYQIPVTKVTRIGESYLSFADYDGLRIELVEREEGALSTWSFGGVPVEHAVKGFGGAVLYSTAPERTADTLSRTLGMERIAEGDGYIRYRATGDIGNIIDLKATPVPQGGGGTGTVHHIAWRAVDDNEQLEWGRRVQSHGYQPTPVQDRQYFNAIYFREEGGILFEIATDPPGFARDEAPEALGQKLMLPAWFEPQRAAIEDNLSPFEIREIEVKQV comes from the coding sequence ATGACTATGCATACTGCAGGGATTCACCATGTTACCGCTTTTGTAGGAGACGCACAGCGTAATGCTGATTTCTATGCCGGAATTCTGGGCCTGCGGCTCGTCAAAAAAACCATCAATTTCGACGCCCCCGAGGTCTATCACCTTTACTTCGGCAATGAGCAGGGTGCACCAGGTACGATCATCACCTTCTTCCCATGGGCTCATGGACGTAAAGGCAGAATCGGCGGCGGCCAGGTCGGTGTGACCACTTATGCTGTACCGGCCGGCTCTTTCGGATTCTGGGAGCAGCGGCTGGCCGCTTACCAGATCCCTGTGACTAAGGTTACCCGGATTGGCGAGTCGTATCTCTCCTTCGCGGATTATGACGGACTGCGGATTGAGCTGGTGGAGCGTGAAGAGGGTGCGCTGAGCACCTGGTCGTTCGGCGGCGTTCCGGTAGAGCATGCGGTAAAAGGCTTCGGAGGTGCTGTCCTCTACAGCACAGCCCCGGAACGCACAGCTGATACACTCTCCCGCACACTTGGGATGGAACGTATTGCTGAAGGGGACGGTTATATCCGGTATAGAGCGACTGGAGACATCGGCAATATTATTGATCTGAAGGCCACACCGGTTCCGCAGGGCGGCGGCGGTACAGGTACGGTTCACCATATTGCGTGGCGGGCCGTAGATGACAACGAGCAGCTGGAGTGGGGCCGCCGGGTTCAGAGTCACGGCTACCAGCCGACTCCGGTGCAGGACCGCCAGTACTTCAATGCCATCTACTTCCGGGAAGAAGGCGGGATTCTGTTCGAGATTGCAACCGATCCTCCAGGCTTTGCCCGTGATGAAGCACCTGAGGCGCTGGGGCAGAAGCTGATGCTTCCGGCGTGGTTTGAGCCGCAGCGTGCGGCGATAGAAGACAATTTAAGTCCGTTTGAAATCCGTGAAATCGAGGTGAAGCAGGTATGA
- a CDS encoding DoxX family protein — protein MVSVGLLLMRLVIGVAFIGHGAQKLFGWFGGYGPKGTGGWMESMGIKPGVRMAVLAGLMELVGGLLFTLGLLTPVAAVLIAATMLGAIVKVHAPNGFWSTANGIEFPLTVLVVAVGVALTGAGSISLDAIFFN, from the coding sequence ATGGTTAGTGTAGGTTTATTGTTGATGAGATTGGTAATTGGTGTAGCGTTCATCGGGCATGGTGCACAGAAGCTGTTCGGCTGGTTCGGCGGATATGGGCCTAAGGGAACAGGCGGCTGGATGGAGTCGATGGGGATTAAGCCCGGCGTGCGTATGGCGGTGCTGGCAGGTCTGATGGAGCTGGTCGGAGGCTTGCTGTTCACTCTGGGTCTGCTGACTCCGGTGGCTGCGGTACTGATTGCGGCAACGATGCTCGGTGCCATTGTGAAGGTGCATGCTCCTAACGGATTCTGGTCCACGGCGAACGGGATTGAGTTTCCATTGACGGTGCTGGTAGTCGCTGTAGGTGTAGCGCTGACAGGTGCGGGTTCGATTTCGCTGGACGCAATATTCTTCAACTAA
- a CDS encoding MarR family transcriptional regulator, whose protein sequence is MSSKNKTAGTEADTAQEQEQAASLKLFVVLSKAYKSLMDQAVKDMKSHGLASAEFMVLEVLYHRNRIPLQQIGEKILVTSGSITYNIDKLEKRGLLKRVPCEDDRRVTYAEITETGRELFDHIFPQHIHSIHNLMGGLDSEEKAQATLLLKKLGKGV, encoded by the coding sequence ATGAGCAGCAAGAATAAGACAGCAGGAACGGAAGCAGATACTGCGCAGGAGCAAGAGCAGGCAGCATCGCTGAAATTGTTCGTCGTTCTGTCGAAGGCGTATAAGAGCCTGATGGATCAGGCGGTGAAGGATATGAAGAGTCACGGGCTGGCATCGGCGGAGTTCATGGTGCTGGAGGTGCTGTATCATAGAAACCGGATTCCGCTTCAGCAGATCGGCGAGAAGATTCTGGTCACCAGCGGCAGCATCACCTACAATATCGATAAGCTGGAGAAGCGTGGACTGCTGAAGCGCGTTCCTTGCGAGGATGACCGCCGGGTTACGTATGCCGAGATTACAGAGACGGGGCGTGAGCTGTTCGATCATATTTTTCCGCAGCATATTCATTCTATTCATAACCTTATGGGCGGACTGGACAGTGAAGAGAAGGCTCAGGCGACACTGCTGTTGAAGAAGCTGGGCAAGGGCGTATAG
- a CDS encoding LytTR family DNA-binding domain-containing protein — protein sequence MLKIGVCEDELHVLNQISGYIQEALNNQIEYSIKEYVFGTTILQDREVFDLLILDLDMSGVNGYELAREIRELDTEVKIVFISSHSINKDSAFSVHAFGYLVKPVNRDTLFSLLIDTVRYTPPHKKEVQQVKFLCKEGVRSLQSQEILYFEYMNRDIYLQTIKGKQYIIHKEKISNISRKMSLYDFVVPHKSFVINLNHVSYVKGYNIYISNGDVLPLSQSNSTSFRKKFNLFLQKQIQ from the coding sequence ATGCTGAAGATAGGAGTATGTGAGGACGAACTCCATGTCCTTAATCAAATTAGCGGTTACATTCAAGAAGCTTTGAACAATCAAATAGAATACAGCATAAAGGAGTACGTTTTTGGAACGACTATATTACAGGACAGGGAAGTTTTTGATCTGTTAATTCTGGATTTGGATATGTCCGGCGTTAACGGTTACGAGTTGGCGCGGGAAATCCGTGAGCTGGATACAGAAGTGAAAATCGTATTTATATCTAGCCACTCAATAAATAAAGATTCTGCGTTCTCCGTTCATGCTTTTGGTTATCTGGTAAAACCGGTGAATCGCGATACCCTTTTCTCTTTGCTCATAGATACCGTTAGGTACACTCCTCCGCACAAGAAAGAGGTGCAGCAGGTTAAATTTTTGTGCAAAGAAGGTGTGCGATCTCTTCAAAGCCAGGAAATACTATACTTTGAGTACATGAACCGCGATATATATTTACAGACCATAAAAGGTAAGCAGTACATAATCCATAAAGAAAAGATATCTAATATTTCAAGAAAGATGAGCCTCTATGACTTTGTAGTTCCACATAAGAGCTTTGTTATCAATTTGAACCATGTCAGTTATGTGAAGGGCTATAATATCTATATTTCGAATGGAGATGTCCTTCCGTTGTCGCAGAGTAACTCTACATCATTTAGAAAGAAGTTCAATTTGTTTCTCCAGAAGCAAATTCAGTGA
- a CDS encoding HAMP domain-containing sensor histidine kinase — MFRLFSLKRQIRNITKQMVELSLGTVEKKLSISLIDKDLNSLTAEINKNLTKQRELRIQMIRSGNHLKESIANISHDLRTPLTSMIGYLQLLSKGAVNPEQREQIGIVFRKAAHLQTLIKLFYELAVLDSEEIEPEFKNVNYSNAIMDSVVENAAMFEVRSLHPEIILPEDTVFVWADEDMLRRILQNLLDNAAKYATGDIKITLMKGSVTELIITNRISSPNEVNVERLFDRFYTSDISRNAGSTGLGLAIVKILIDKLNGTISAELLEDHLQITIVL; from the coding sequence ATGTTCCGCCTCTTTTCACTAAAAAGGCAAATTCGCAATATTACAAAACAGATGGTTGAATTGTCTTTGGGAACGGTTGAAAAGAAACTGAGTATATCTTTGATCGATAAGGATTTGAACTCACTTACTGCAGAGATCAATAAGAATCTGACGAAGCAGCGTGAGCTCCGCATTCAGATGATACGCAGCGGCAATCATTTGAAAGAATCCATAGCCAACATCTCCCATGATCTGCGCACACCCTTAACATCAATGATTGGCTATCTTCAATTGCTGAGCAAAGGGGCAGTGAATCCAGAGCAACGTGAACAAATAGGAATAGTCTTCCGCAAAGCTGCTCATCTGCAGACTTTAATCAAATTATTTTATGAACTGGCTGTACTTGATTCTGAAGAGATTGAGCCGGAATTCAAGAATGTAAATTACTCGAATGCCATTATGGATAGCGTGGTGGAGAATGCTGCTATGTTCGAGGTACGGAGCCTGCATCCTGAAATTATCCTCCCGGAAGATACCGTATTTGTCTGGGCAGATGAGGATATGCTGCGGCGTATTTTGCAGAACCTGCTGGATAACGCAGCTAAGTATGCCACAGGTGATATCAAGATTACCCTGATGAAGGGCAGCGTAACAGAATTAATAATAACCAATAGGATCTCAAGCCCGAATGAAGTGAATGTGGAAAGACTGTTCGACCGCTTCTATACATCGGATATATCCCGAAATGCAGGGAGCACCGGACTGGGATTGGCAATTGTCAAAATTCTAATTGATAAATTAAACGGAACGATCAGTGCTGAATTGCTGGAAGATCACCTGCAGATCACAATTGTGTTGTGA
- a CDS encoding ABC transporter permease, producing the protein MNNLMQMEWFRMKYNRFFIGSALLSILYGLLASKSYIADLTTHKDAIGIFYAMVYDSTVWLVLFSAIVALLMGQDFSNRTIHLEVVAGHSRMAIFFSKCLIYLAVFNLLMLLGPVVGSIRMSFQLGWGNSWNHDILYILRVILLSVLLNSAVFSVCIFLAFLFKDSAKTVSVSMVVLFISAMCIAYAGPLGWYEVVPWLRLLPMNQIRVSLAFSLSTVQVSEIILSGGLFLLLFIALSFLRFNTSELK; encoded by the coding sequence ATGAATAATCTAATGCAAATGGAATGGTTCCGCATGAAATACAACCGGTTTTTTATCGGCAGTGCACTGCTTAGTATCCTTTACGGGCTTCTTGCCAGCAAGAGCTATATTGCTGATCTGACAACACATAAAGATGCTATAGGCATATTTTATGCAATGGTTTACGATTCAACGGTCTGGCTGGTGTTATTCTCTGCAATTGTGGCTTTGCTGATGGGCCAGGACTTTTCGAACCGCACGATTCATCTGGAGGTCGTAGCGGGTCATTCGCGAATGGCAATATTCTTCAGTAAATGTCTTATCTACTTGGCTGTATTCAATCTTTTGATGCTGCTGGGGCCGGTAGTGGGGAGCATAAGAATGTCCTTTCAATTGGGCTGGGGGAACTCCTGGAATCATGATATTTTGTATATCCTAAGAGTAATTCTGTTGTCGGTGCTACTGAATAGTGCAGTGTTCTCAGTCTGTATCTTTCTTGCTTTTTTATTCAAGGACTCTGCCAAAACAGTATCTGTATCAATGGTTGTTCTTTTTATCAGTGCAATGTGCATTGCCTATGCAGGGCCGCTGGGCTGGTATGAAGTTGTGCCGTGGCTGCGGTTGCTGCCTATGAATCAGATCAGAGTCTCCTTAGCCTTCTCTCTCTCTACGGTTCAGGTGTCGGAGATCATACTTTCAGGAGGATTATTTCTGCTGCTGTTCATAGCGCTCTCATTTCTGCGGTTCAATACGTCTGAACTTAAATAA
- a CDS encoding ATP-binding cassette domain-containing protein has product MSDIILMTKNLTKKYNHTLALDNINLTIERGKIYGFIGQNGAGKTTLIRLIVGLSFPTSGELHLFGKTGKQALQEQRKRIGCMVETPALYPNMTAVQNLEVQRLQRGIPDPQVIRETLELVGLEDHLTGRKAVRNFSLGMRQRLGIAIALLHDPELLILDEPINGLDPMGIAEMRILLKRLNEERGTTILISSHILNELYQTVSQYILINQGALIEELTQSQLNEKCKRHIALQTNHVENALHALESRMNIKDYQVMPDGTIKLYDHLDDMEGISATLMKEGVLITGMAIAGDTLEGYFLERIGGEKHVLSH; this is encoded by the coding sequence ATGAGTGACATCATCCTTATGACCAAAAATCTCACCAAGAAATATAATCATACTTTGGCCTTGGATAATATTAATCTAACCATTGAAAGGGGAAAGATTTACGGCTTCATCGGGCAGAATGGCGCGGGAAAAACAACGCTGATCCGTCTTATTGTAGGGTTGTCCTTTCCTACGAGCGGTGAGCTGCACCTGTTCGGTAAGACAGGGAAGCAGGCCTTGCAGGAACAGCGCAAACGGATCGGCTGTATGGTTGAAACGCCTGCCTTGTATCCTAACATGACTGCGGTGCAGAACCTGGAGGTTCAACGGCTTCAGCGGGGGATACCCGATCCGCAGGTCATCAGAGAGACACTGGAGCTGGTGGGTCTGGAGGATCATCTTACTGGAAGGAAGGCAGTACGTAATTTTTCGCTCGGAATGCGCCAGCGGCTGGGTATTGCGATTGCTTTGCTGCATGATCCCGAGTTGCTTATTCTGGATGAACCTATTAATGGGCTTGACCCGATGGGCATAGCTGAAATGCGGATCTTGCTGAAACGCCTAAATGAGGAACGCGGGACAACGATATTGATATCCAGCCATATTCTCAACGAACTGTATCAGACAGTGTCGCAGTACATCCTCATTAATCAAGGCGCTCTGATTGAGGAATTAACGCAGAGTCAGCTAAATGAGAAATGCAAACGCCATATTGCCCTTCAGACTAATCATGTAGAGAATGCCCTGCATGCTTTAGAGAGCAGGATGAATATCAAAGATTATCAGGTTATGCCTGATGGAACCATTAAGCTATATGATCACTTAGATGACATGGAGGGGATTTCGGCTACTTTAATGAAAGAGGGAGTGCTGATTACAGGAATGGCAATCGCCGGGGATACGCTGGAAGGGTACTTCCTGGAGCGTATTGGAGGAGAGAAGCATGTATTGTCTCATTAA
- a CDS encoding response regulator transcription factor, producing the protein MEHILIVEDEKEINSLLRQFLTEHGYLTTSAYNGLEALQFIQRGCYDLVLLDLMLPYKSGDQLLNELREYSAVPVIIISAKDTIQTKIELLRIGADDYITKPFDLDETLARIESNLRRNRMNQDSVGTRSLAYQDIQLNEMNHIVEVAGHELALTAKEYGILELLMRHPEKIYSKSNLFQSIWNEEYMSEDNTLNVHISNIRNKLKAVSPDKHYIETVWGIGYRLYKLD; encoded by the coding sequence TTGGAACATATACTTATTGTTGAGGATGAGAAAGAGATAAATAGTCTGCTTCGCCAGTTTTTGACGGAACACGGCTATTTGACTACTTCAGCTTACAATGGGTTAGAGGCTTTGCAGTTCATTCAAAGGGGCTGTTATGATTTAGTCCTCCTAGACCTGATGCTGCCCTATAAGAGCGGCGATCAGTTGCTAAATGAATTGCGGGAATATTCTGCAGTTCCGGTGATCATAATCTCAGCCAAGGACACGATCCAAACCAAGATTGAGCTCCTGCGGATTGGCGCGGATGATTATATCACCAAACCTTTTGATCTTGATGAGACCCTTGCACGAATAGAAAGTAATCTAAGGCGTAATCGAATGAACCAGGATTCTGTAGGCACCAGAAGTTTAGCTTATCAGGACATCCAACTCAATGAGATGAATCATATTGTAGAGGTTGCGGGTCATGAGCTTGCGCTTACGGCCAAAGAATACGGTATTCTTGAACTGCTTATGAGGCATCCAGAGAAAATATATTCTAAATCCAATTTATTTCAGAGTATCTGGAATGAAGAGTACATGAGTGAAGATAACACGCTGAATGTTCATATTAGCAATATACGCAATAAGCTGAAGGCAGTAAGTCCGGATAAACATTACATAGAAACGGTTTGGGGAATAGGATACCGCTTGTATAAACTTGACTAG
- a CDS encoding radical SAM protein — MKAHIIEGTNTNVLYFPNSYKFFKIDGLTANIIGDIWKEMTKEEIVKKYNIADKDYYDLYQIVNNNTNSLTELQADPDGLYKLVLNITNECNLNCVYCYANGGTYHSDKGIMQEAVLEQALNIFFERYNNIGVIQLFGGEPSLNLNAIAYVGEYIEQKLQRKEMDTKPVLCMTTNGMCSSEKFIALINKYNIKLTVSIDGPREITNQTRLANTGAGVADILEDNILKLRARTGQPQSAEVTFTQLHVEQGIEVREVVKYIGERLGITDVHVSPVSAEDGMEYKLKDRDSFLKAIPEVIREKENGYMLVNRILGNLRTRRTDRHICQAGTSIYSVSSNGDIYPCFMLTDVEEHKLGNVNSVDREFWSGLDSLSNAFRRFDKLKNEQCKDCFNNTMCNGCMGINHFGTGDIFTTPEEECNFLKGLTEQVLLALCEEDE, encoded by the coding sequence ATGAAGGCGCATATTATTGAGGGGACAAATACAAACGTGCTGTACTTTCCGAACTCATATAAGTTTTTTAAGATTGATGGCCTGACTGCAAACATCATTGGCGATATTTGGAAAGAAATGACTAAAGAGGAAATCGTAAAAAAGTATAATATAGCGGATAAGGACTATTACGATCTTTACCAGATCGTTAACAATAATACGAATAGCCTGACAGAGCTTCAAGCAGATCCAGATGGACTTTACAAATTAGTATTGAATATAACTAATGAATGCAATTTAAACTGCGTCTACTGCTACGCCAACGGCGGGACATATCATTCAGATAAGGGGATTATGCAAGAAGCCGTGCTGGAACAGGCGCTTAACATATTCTTTGAAAGATATAATAATATTGGAGTAATTCAGCTGTTTGGCGGCGAACCTAGCCTTAATCTTAATGCTATAGCTTACGTAGGAGAATATATTGAACAGAAGCTGCAGCGAAAAGAAATGGATACTAAGCCCGTTCTTTGTATGACTACAAATGGGATGTGCTCCAGTGAAAAATTTATTGCTTTAATCAATAAGTACAACATAAAACTTACCGTAAGTATAGATGGACCCCGCGAGATCACTAATCAGACCCGGCTGGCGAACACAGGTGCCGGGGTAGCAGATATTCTGGAAGACAACATTTTGAAGCTGCGCGCTCGGACCGGACAACCCCAAAGTGCAGAGGTTACCTTTACACAACTTCATGTAGAGCAGGGCATTGAGGTTAGAGAAGTGGTCAAGTATATTGGCGAAAGGCTTGGGATCACAGATGTTCATGTCAGCCCGGTTAGCGCAGAAGATGGAATGGAATATAAATTGAAGGATCGGGATTCTTTTCTTAAAGCGATTCCGGAGGTGATTAGAGAAAAAGAGAACGGATACATGCTCGTTAATAGAATACTAGGCAATTTGAGAACCAGAAGAACGGATAGGCATATTTGCCAAGCAGGCACTTCTATTTACTCGGTTTCTTCAAATGGAGATATCTACCCTTGTTTCATGCTTACAGATGTTGAGGAACACAAGCTCGGAAATGTTAATTCTGTAGATCGTGAATTCTGGAGCGGTCTTGACTCTCTGTCGAATGCATTCCGCCGTTTTGACAAGCTGAAGAATGAGCAATGCAAGGATTGTTTTAACAATACGATGTGCAATGGGTGTATGGGAATTAATCATTTTGGCACCGGCGATATATTCACAACTCCTGAAGAGGAATGCAATTTCCTCAAGGGATTGACCGAACAAGTGCTGCTTGCGCTTTGTGAAGAAGATGAGTGA
- a CDS encoding futalosine hydrolase, with amino-acid sequence MESKDHHHSGAAAPRVLIVTAVAAEREAVLRGLAGSGRFDVIAAGAGTAAAAAGTAAALAAGSYGYVVSAGIGGGFPGRAPVGSLVVASEMLDAALGAETPEGFRSAAELGFGSVSVPAPSGTVQALAAALAAAGLTVSTGTVLTVSTATGTAGTAAALAARHPEAAAEAMEGHGVAVAAQALGIAALELRAISNPVGPRDRAAWKINEALDALAAAAAILREVL; translated from the coding sequence ATGGAATCGAAGGATCATCATCATTCCGGGGCCGCCGCGCCGCGCGTGCTGATCGTGACGGCAGTCGCGGCTGAGCGCGAGGCGGTCCTGCGCGGCCTTGCCGGCAGCGGCCGCTTCGACGTCATCGCGGCGGGCGCCGGCACCGCAGCAGCAGCGGCGGGCACCGCTGCCGCCCTGGCAGCCGGCTCGTACGGCTACGTCGTCAGCGCCGGGATCGGCGGCGGCTTCCCGGGCCGGGCACCCGTAGGCTCGCTGGTCGTCGCCAGCGAGATGCTTGACGCGGCCCTCGGCGCAGAGACGCCGGAGGGCTTCCGCAGCGCTGCCGAGCTCGGCTTCGGCAGCGTGTCCGTGCCTGCGCCCAGCGGCACGGTGCAGGCCCTTGCGGCCGCGCTCGCAGCGGCCGGCCTCACGGTAAGCACGGGCACCGTGCTTACCGTGTCGACCGCGACCGGCACCGCCGGGACGGCCGCGGCTCTGGCCGCGCGCCATCCGGAGGCGGCGGCGGAAGCGATGGAAGGCCACGGGGTTGCCGTGGCCGCCCAAGCGCTGGGGATCGCAGCGCTGGAGCTGCGCGCGATCTCGAACCCGGTCGGCCCGCGCGACCGGGCCGCGTGGAAGATAAATGAAGCGCTGGACGCTCTGGCAGCGGCGGCGGCTATTTTACGGGAGGTGCTGTAA
- a CDS encoding 1,4-dihydroxy-6-naphthoate synthase: MTQELHIAYSPCPNDTFVFHAWAHDLIPGAPKLDVMFADIDITNGLAADGAGPEVLKISYAALPWVLDKYKLLPCGGALGRGCGPLVLTRKGAGAIKHPRELSGRRIAVPSERSTAYLLFRLWVAQQVQDGPAEIIVMPFDEIMPAVQKGEIDAGLVIHEARFTYPSYNLNLLTDLGSWWESDTGLPIPLGAIIARRDLDHEAITGWIRSSLQYAWDHPLDCQEYVLSHAQELSPEVAKSHIDLYVNEFTMNLGEDGYAAISALLTRAAAEGLVPAVDPALLR, translated from the coding sequence ATGACTCAAGAGCTTCATATTGCTTATTCCCCTTGTCCGAACGATACCTTTGTCTTTCATGCCTGGGCGCATGACCTGATTCCCGGGGCACCCAAGCTGGATGTAATGTTTGCCGATATTGATATCACTAATGGGCTTGCGGCAGACGGCGCCGGGCCGGAGGTACTCAAAATCTCCTACGCCGCACTCCCCTGGGTGCTGGACAAATACAAGCTACTCCCTTGCGGCGGTGCACTGGGACGGGGCTGCGGACCGCTCGTACTGACCCGCAAAGGCGCAGGCGCCATCAAGCATCCACGCGAGCTGTCCGGCCGCAGAATTGCTGTACCGAGCGAACGCTCTACGGCATACCTGCTGTTCCGGCTATGGGTAGCGCAGCAGGTGCAGGACGGTCCGGCCGAGATCATCGTTATGCCTTTTGATGAGATCATGCCCGCCGTGCAAAAGGGAGAGATCGATGCAGGACTCGTCATCCACGAAGCCCGTTTCACTTACCCGTCTTACAATCTCAACCTGCTGACTGACCTCGGCAGCTGGTGGGAGAGCGATACCGGCCTGCCCATTCCGCTTGGTGCGATTATTGCCCGCCGTGATCTGGACCATGAGGCCATTACCGGCTGGATTCGCAGTTCACTCCAGTATGCCTGGGACCATCCTCTGGACTGCCAGGAATACGTGTTAAGCCACGCCCAGGAGCTGTCGCCGGAAGTGGCCAAATCGCATATTGATCTCTACGTCAACGAATTCACAATGAACCTGGGCGAGGACGGCTACGCAGCCATCTCTGCACTATTGACCCGGGCCGCTGCCGAGGGGCTTGTGCCTGCAGTTGATCCGGCGCTGCTGCGGTAG